In Streptomyces sp. NBC_01381, a genomic segment contains:
- a CDS encoding branched-chain amino acid ABC transporter substrate-binding protein: MRQRSLIAITAALTAGALTLTACGSRDDKDKGDSAGGGTTVVIGVDAPLTGDLSALGLGIRNSVDLAAKQANEKKYVDGITFKVESADDQGQPASGQTNATKFVANKEILGAVGPLNSSVGESMQKVFDDAKLVQVSPANTNPAMTQGQDWNGGKKVRPYKAYFRTATTDAIQGPFAAQYLYNQAKKKKVFVVDDKKTYGAGLAATFKDEFTKLGGKVAGTEHVNPDTKDFGAVATKIKNSDADVVYYGGEYPAAGPLSKQMKKAGANIPLAGGDGIYSADFVKLAGKEGKGDLATSVGQPVEELPSAKEFIANYKKAGYKEAYEAYGGYSYDSAWAIIEAVKKVVEDNDGKLPDDAREKIVEAMQDVSFDGVTGKVSFDQYGDATNKQLTVYEVKSTEDPAKGWKPVESGTYTG, encoded by the coding sequence GTGCGTCAACGTTCGCTCATAGCCATCACCGCAGCACTCACCGCGGGGGCACTCACCCTCACCGCCTGTGGCTCGCGCGACGACAAGGACAAGGGAGACTCCGCGGGCGGCGGCACCACCGTCGTCATCGGTGTCGACGCGCCGCTGACCGGTGACCTGTCCGCGCTGGGCCTCGGCATCCGCAATTCCGTGGATCTCGCCGCCAAGCAGGCCAACGAGAAGAAGTACGTCGACGGCATCACCTTCAAGGTGGAGTCCGCCGACGACCAGGGGCAGCCCGCCTCGGGCCAGACCAACGCCACGAAGTTCGTCGCCAACAAGGAAATCCTCGGCGCCGTCGGCCCCCTGAACTCCTCCGTCGGCGAGTCGATGCAGAAGGTCTTCGACGACGCGAAGCTCGTCCAGGTCTCCCCCGCCAACACCAACCCGGCCATGACCCAGGGCCAGGACTGGAACGGCGGCAAGAAGGTCCGCCCGTACAAGGCCTACTTCCGTACGGCGACCACCGACGCGATCCAGGGTCCGTTCGCCGCGCAGTACCTGTACAACCAGGCGAAGAAGAAGAAGGTCTTCGTCGTCGACGACAAGAAGACCTACGGCGCGGGCCTCGCCGCCACCTTCAAGGACGAGTTCACCAAGCTCGGCGGCAAGGTCGCCGGCACCGAGCACGTGAACCCGGACACCAAGGACTTCGGCGCCGTCGCCACCAAGATCAAGAACTCCGACGCGGACGTCGTCTACTACGGCGGCGAGTACCCCGCGGCCGGTCCGCTCAGCAAGCAGATGAAGAAGGCCGGTGCCAACATCCCGCTGGCCGGCGGTGACGGCATCTACAGCGCCGACTTCGTCAAGCTCGCCGGCAAGGAGGGCAAGGGCGACCTCGCCACCTCCGTCGGCCAGCCCGTCGAGGAACTGCCGTCCGCCAAGGAGTTCATCGCGAACTACAAGAAGGCCGGCTACAAGGAGGCGTACGAGGCCTACGGCGGTTACTCCTACGACTCGGCCTGGGCGATCATCGAAGCGGTCAAGAAGGTCGTCGAGGACAACGACGGCAAGCTGCCCGACGACGCCCGCGAGAAGATCGTCGAAGCCATGCAGGACGTCTCCTTCGACGGTGTGACCGGCAAGGTCTCCTTCGACCAGTACGGCGACGCCACCAACAAGCAGCTCACCGTGTACGAGGTCAAGTCCACCGAGGACCCGGCCAAGGGCTGGAAGCCCGTCGAGTCCGGTACCTACACCGGCTGA